A stretch of Brassica napus cultivar Da-Ae chromosome C6, Da-Ae, whole genome shotgun sequence DNA encodes these proteins:
- the LOC106404505 gene encoding disease resistance protein CHS1 yields the protein MSASFVPQFDAFLSFSAEEEATITFITDLYRLLSEKGVTTYYKDDKQEERIPSSSSDPMKYIRDSKLAVVVVSESYPTSVLCLNELQTILNLHDEGQLSVLLIFYGVDTSNIRKQAAEDEPFRNLGKEYSDEEVQSWRMALIKLTSISGLDSRFWSKEAKMVDLIANEISHLISNKPNNPSKFKEDGPVAMDRHMQALYGLLDLNSNKEVRMVGICGPGGVGKTTLARYAYEEMSVSFHVHMFVDNSEKNYHQDLQETFTSRDIQEESQTDVIRSALGQQRGLLVIDSVDNLQQLKDIAEIVGWLGSGSRVIFITQEKSLLDECGLEHVYELLSLRYDEALQLFCQSAFKQQHPPTIFRSLALRAVQIASFLPLTLQILGSSLHGKDKKTWEEELQKLVGDQEKTIIEVMKKSFARENEEYIGESMMSKRKGKKKDESMKKI from the exons ATGTCTGCCTCTTTTGTCCCTCAGTTTGATGCCTTCCTAAGTTTCAGCGCAGAAGAAGAAGCTACCATAACTTTTATAACAGATCTTTACCGTTTGTTGTCAGAAAAAGGCGTCACAACTTACTACAAAGATGACAAGCAGGAGGAGAGAATCCCATCTTCCAGTTCTGACCCAATGAAATACATTAGAGATTCAAAACTGGCCGTTGTGGTGGTCTCGGAAAGCTATCCAACCTCTGTTTTGTGCCTGAACGAGCTCCAAACAATACTAAATTTGCACGACGAAGGTCAACTCTCCGTCCTACTCATCTTCTATGGAGTGGATACTTCGAATATAAGAAAGCAGGCCGCAGAAGACGAACCTTTCAGAAATCTTGGTAAAGAGTATTCAGATGAGGAGGTTCAATCATGGAGGATGGCTCTTATCAAACTCACCAGTATATCCGGCCTAGATTCGCGTTTTTG GAGCAAAGAAGCAAAGATGGTCGATTTGATTGCAAATGAAATATCGCACTTGATTTCAAATAAGCCGAACAATCCATCAAAATTCAAAGAGGATGGACCCGTGGCAATGGATCGTCATATGCAGGCATTATATGGGTTGCTGGACTTAAACTCCAACAAGGAAGTCCGCATGGTAGGTATATGTGGTCCAGGAGGCGTTGGCAAGACGACGTTAGCAAGATACGCCTACGAAGAAATGTCTGTCAGTTTCCATGTCCATATGTTTGTTGACAACTCTGAAAAGAACTATCATCAAGACCTCCAAGAAACATTCACGTCCAGAGATATTCAAGAAGAATCTCAAACTGATGTCATCAGATCAGCACTTGGACAGCAAAGAGGTCTGCTTGTTATTGATTCTGTGGATAACCTCCAACAGTTAAAGGACATAGCAGAGATCGTTGGCTGGTTAGGTTCAGGGAGTAGAGTCATCTTTATTACACAGGAAAAGAGTTTGTTAGATGAATGTGGTCTGGAGCATGTCTATGAACTCCTGTCTCTTAGATACGACGAAGCTCTCCAACTCTTTTGCCAATCTGCTTTCAAACAGCAGCACCCTCCTACTATTTTTAGATCACTCGCTCTTCGTGCTGTTCAGATTGCCAGTTTCCTTCCTCTGACTCTTCAAATCCTAGGTTCTTCTTTACATGGCAAGGATAAAAAGACTTGGGAGGAGGAGCTGCAAAAACTCGTAGGCGACCAAGAGAAAACTATAATAGAAGTAATGAAGAAAAGTTTCGCAAGAGAAAATGAGGAATATATAGGTGAATCGATGAtgtcaaaaagaaaaggaaaaaaaaaagatgaatcgATGAAGAAGATTTAA